Proteins encoded by one window of Crassostrea angulata isolate pt1a10 chromosome 9, ASM2561291v2, whole genome shotgun sequence:
- the LOC128163630 gene encoding uncharacterized protein LOC128163630 isoform X2 yields MENALVDYTHARQISVSLALTNLVGRVTLAEKKKMVLVTNKKKLGPALQNEEVQMWIRIFCHASLQKKMPRLILQCPKVQNKILFHPLLWTQYILESF; encoded by the exons atggaaaatgcattggTGGATTATACCCATGCAAGGCAAATATCAGTGTCTTTAGCATTAACAAACCTGGTTGGACG TGTAACATTGgctgagaaaaagaaaatggtcttggtgacaaacaagaaaaagttGGGCCCAGCTTTACAGAATGAGGAGGTTCAG ATGTGGATAAGGATATTCTGCCATGCTTCACTTCAAAAGAAGATGCCACGCCTCATTTTGCAGTGTCCAAAGGTCCAA AACAAGATCCTGTTCCACCCTCTGCTTTGGACACAGTATATATTGGAGTCATTTTAG
- the LOC128163630 gene encoding uncharacterized protein LOC128163630 isoform X1 gives MENALVDYTHARQISVSLALTNLVGRVTLAEKKKMVLVTNKKKLGPALQNEEVQVCVVYQMWIRIFCHASLQKKMPRLILQCPKVQNKILFHPLLWTQYILESF, from the exons atggaaaatgcattggTGGATTATACCCATGCAAGGCAAATATCAGTGTCTTTAGCATTAACAAACCTGGTTGGACG TGTAACATTGgctgagaaaaagaaaatggtcttggtgacaaacaagaaaaagttGGGCCCAGCTTTACAGAATGAGGAGGTTCAGGTGTGTGTTGTTTATCag ATGTGGATAAGGATATTCTGCCATGCTTCACTTCAAAAGAAGATGCCACGCCTCATTTTGCAGTGTCCAAAGGTCCAA AACAAGATCCTGTTCCACCCTCTGCTTTGGACACAGTATATATTGGAGTCATTTTAG